In a single window of the Pseudochaenichthys georgianus chromosome 16, fPseGeo1.2, whole genome shotgun sequence genome:
- the dnajc28 gene encoding LOW QUALITY PROTEIN: dnaJ homolog subfamily C member 28 (The sequence of the model RefSeq protein was modified relative to this genomic sequence to represent the inferred CDS: inserted 3 bases in 3 codons; deleted 2 bases in 1 codon; substituted 1 base at 1 genomic stop codon), with product MSCPFHLLVSRSGFYHGRFLLVLSRQSLLLRELSSMHQRSRSLRESYRILQLPDEAQSSPGQVKEAYLRLAKLYHPDSGAPTADAMLSARVEEAYRAVLAHKTNRTDGGKQVEDEDNSRGKAFLYRHYLXGVGSGTPSQRECQYRQIRVDRVSEQVLNYRQREHERAAAAEGALMAQQDIRQRSRKIKITQAGVERLVEDMIQESMARGDFRNLSGXLNCILFDNGYQPPWVVTQRDIRETIAEILNKLLEERARLGDPLAPKEQSKWEQLCESAEGDLVKLNKMVDDYNLIVPMLNMQMVHFSLSREIDRAVKGAHQHRLDQQRXERXKERERWKEENKRSNAVTKPQITKQQGLLCWMRNFLRLKY from the exons ATGAGTTGCCCTTTCCACCTCCTAGTTTCCCGCAGCGGCTTCTACCATGGCCGTTTTCTACTCGTTTTGTCTCGACAGTCCCTGTTGCTCAGAGAGCTCAGCTCAATGCACCAGAGGAGCCGAAGCCTGCGAGAGAGCTACAGGATCCTCCAGCTGCCTGACGAGGCACAAAGCAGTCCAGGTCAGGTGAAAGAGGCATACCTGCGCCTCGCCAAGCTCTATCACCCAGACTCTGGCGCTCCAACTGCAGATGCAATGCTTTCTGCTCGAGTTGAGGAGGCCTACCGTGCCGTTCTGGCCCATAAGACCAATCGCACAGATGGAGGCAAGCAAGTGGAGGATGAAGATAATTCAAGAGGTAAAGCCTTTCTCTACAGACACTACC AGGGTGTGGGCTCAGGCACGCCCAGCCAGCGTGAGTGCCAGTATCGACAGATTCGTGTCGACCGGGTATCCGAGCAGGTTTTGAactaccggcagagggagcacGAGAGGGCAGCCGCTGCAGAGGGGgcactaatggcgc AACAGGACATACGTCAGCGGAGCCGAAAGATCAAGATCACTCAGGCT GGAGTGGAGCGGCTTGTGGAGGACATGATCCAGGAGTCCATGGCACGAGGAGACTTTAGAAACTTGAGTG GCCTCAACTGCATCCTCTTCGACAACGGCTACCAGCCACCCTGGGTCGTCACGCAACGCGACATCCGAGAGACCATCGCCGAGATCCTAAATAAGTTATTGGAGGAGAGAGCCAGGCTTGGTGACCCATTGGCTCCTAAAGAGCAAAGCAAATGGGAGCAGCTGTGTGAATCCGCAGAGGGGGATTTAGTGAAACTTAACAAGATGGTGGACGATTACAACCTCATCGTTCCGATGCTCAACATGCAAATGGTTCACTTCAGTTTATCACGAGAGATTGACCGAGCTGTGAAAGGAGCACACCAACACAGACTGGaccagcaga gagagagataaaagGAGCGAGAGAGGTGGAAGGAAGAGAATAAAAGATCCAACGCAGTAACTAAGCCTcaaatcacaaaacagcaagGCCTGCTGTGTTGGATGAGGAACTTTCTCAGATTAAAATACTAA
- the LOC117461393 gene encoding potassium voltage-gated channel subfamily E member 1-like, with protein MPHINTTELQSLLLSFLQHCLNSTGMLSPQLPQNYTTQQAVHQGAGAGARANSQSQGMLYILLVVGMFSFFTFGIMLSYIRSKKLESSQDPYHQYIAHDWTKVVSRSRAVAQALHREAAGNGARGKEPIVICNPATLEQLPD; from the coding sequence ATGCCACACATCAACACCACAGAGCTGCAGTCGCTCCTGCTCTCATTCCTGCAGCACTGCCTCAACAGCACAGGCATGCTGTCTCCACAGCTGCCTCAGAACTACACTACCCAGCAGGCTGTGCACCAGGGGGCTGGAGCCGGAGCCAGGGCCAACTCTCAGTCTCAGGGCATGCTGTATATCCTGCTGGTGGTTGGCATGTTCAGCTTCTTCACATTCGGCATCATGCTCAGTTACATTCGCTCCAAGAAGCTTGAGAGCTCTCAAGATCCGTACCACCAGTACATCGCCCACGACTGGACCAAGGTGGTGTCTCGGTCCAGGGCTGTCGCCCAGGCGCTGCACAGGGAGGCAGCAGGAAACGGAGCCAGAGGCAAGGAACCCATCGTCATCTGCAACCCTGCAACACTGGAGCAGCTGCCAGACTAG